In the Sandaracinus amylolyticus genome, CGCGGACGCACGCGATGCCGAAGTCCCAGCCTTCGTCCGCGTGGAGCCCGGTCACGCGGAACGAGGCCCACCGGCAGTCGACCGCAGCGTGTGCGATCTGCTCGAGGCCCGCGTCGGGCGGTGCGCCGCAGCCTTCGGCGAGCAGCCGCCACGCTCGCAGCCGCGAGCCCGCACCGAGACCGCCGCGATCGTAGGGACCTCCGCGCGCGATCGCCCCGAAGAGGGCGCGCAGCGCGCCCGATGCGGAGAGCTCGACGAGGTCGCGCACCGGCTGCCGTGACCGCGGCGCTCGTCGCACGAGGTCGGCCCATGCGAGCGCGATCACCTCGCGCGTCGGAGCGAGCGCGCCGTCCGCGATCGACCACGCGCCCGCGACGTCGGAGAGGATCGGCTCGCGCCAGGACGGTGGCACCTCGCGCGGCTCGAGCGGACTGCCGAGCACCACCGCGGTCGGCTCGCGCATCGTCGCGGGGAGCGCGACCGTCTCGATGGTGGTCGGTGGGCTCGCGCCCGCGAGCGACTCGGGCGCCGACCAGGTCCATCCGCCCGGCCATCCGTGCACGACGTCGTGAGGCCGGAGGACGTGATCACCGAGCCCGCGCTCCCAGTCGTAGAGGAAGAGCGGGAGCCTCGCGAGCGGGTGCGCGAGCGCGCGCCAGTAGGCGGCGATCACGGGATGGCGATCGAGCCGGATGCCGCCGACGACGAGCTCCTGGATCCAGCACGCGAGCACGTCCGCGGCGCATCCTCCGGTGATCGCCGCGAGGAGCACCTCGAGCGGCTGGAACATCGCGAGGTCGACGGCGCGCTCGGGGCCGCGACGCGCGCCGAGCGGGCGCGAGAGCAGCGCGAGGCAGGCACGCACATGCTCGATCCCCGGGCGCGTCGCGAGGAGCTGCGTGACGTCGTCGAGGAGATGCTGGCGGGCTTCGGTGCGCCACCGCAGCGATCGCGTCTCGAGGCGATCGCCCACCGCGAGCAGCGCGGCCGGGCCTCCCTGGTCGAAGAGCGCGCGCAGCCGATCTCGATGCGCGCTCGAGTCGTAGCGCGAGAAGCCCGCGACGAACGCGCCGACGAGCTCGTCCACGTCGTCGAGATCGTTGGAGCTCAAACGATCGACACCGCGATCGCGAACGACGTGATCACGAGCAGCGCGCCGATCGCGAGGCCGAGCCACGCGATCGACGGAAACACCGCGCGCACGCGATCGGTCGCGGCGCGCTGGGGATCGCCCCACACCGCGAGCGCACCCGGGGGCCACGGCGTGTGGGCGTCGCGCAGCGTCACGCCGCCGAGGCGCGCCCCGTTCGTCCGCAGCACGACCGGCGTGCCCTCGGGCAGCGCGGCGGGCAGCTCGGGATCGAGCGCGACCGCGCGGACGGGCGTGTCGGGGAGCGCGATGCGCAGCGCACCTCCGTCGGCCTCGATCCACGCGCCGCCGGCCGCGTGCACGCTGTCGCCGTCGACGCGAACGGGCGCGCTCCGCACCCGCAGCACGCCGTGGACGAGCTCGCCCTCGCGGCCCGGCTGCACGACCGCGAGCACCTCGCGCATCCGTGCCTGGGCGCCCCCGTTGCGCCCCGCGAACGCGAGGCCGAGCGCGCACGCGAGCACGAGCAGCGCGACGACCGAGACGGGCATCCGCTGCTCGAAGCGAGCCCCCATCGTGTCGTCGACGCGGTGCCCCTGGGTGTCGATCACGAGCTCGCACGACTCGTAGAAGTCGTCGTTGCCGAGCACGACCACGATCTCCTCGCGCCCGCCGCGCCGCACCCGGTAGGCCGAGGCGCGATCGATCGAGACGTAGGGGCCGGCGTAGTAACGCTCGGTCGGGCCGCCCACGCGCCCGACGTCGATCCACCGCCAGTCGTACGAGATGCGCACGTCGGTGCCGGGGACCATCCACGGCTCGCCGTACGTGGGCTCGCCGCCCTCCATCGCGCCGCGCGTGCGCAGCGGGAGCGGCGTGCTCAGCGCGAGCGCGATCGTCGCGATCACCATCCCCAGCGGCACGAGCACGAAGCCGCCGAGCCTCGAGAGCGCGCTCGCCATGCGCGCGGGATCGTCGAACGAGACGAGCGCGTCGTCGGCCGCGCGCGCGATCACGCGGAGGGCCCAGGGCGCGATCAAGATGTCGATCGCGACGCCCACCGGCAGCGCGAGCACCACGAAGACGTCGTCGACGAGCGCGCCGAGGATCGCGAGCGCGAACGGAAGCGCACCGAGCGCGCCCAGCATCGCGCCGAGACCGAGGGTGCGGCCCACCCCGAGGTGCGCGGCGGCGCGGACCGCGCGGAGCACGACCGCAGGCCCTTTGGTGCGCAGCACGAGCGAGGGCGCGAGCACGAACGGTGCGCAGAGCAGCGCCGAGGTCATCGGCGCGAGCAGCGTGACGATCTCGATCGCGAGATCGTCGTCACCGGCGAGCCGCTCGATCGGATCGACGATCGCGACGCCGAGCGCGACGCCGATCACGACCGCCGGCGCGAGCACGAGGATCGCCGTCCATCCGGCGCGGATCCGGCGCTCCTGCGCGTCGCCGCGCGGCAGCTCGTGGCCCCACGCGAGCAGCTCGCCCACCCCCGTCGCGAGGATCGGCAGGCCGACGAGGAACGGCGAGAACACCAGCCCGAGCGACGTCGCGAGCCACGCGGAGAACGGAGGCGAGCGCACGACACGAGGGTAGACGAGCCCTCGCGCGATCGCGACGTGGACCGTCCGCTTGCCGGGGCGCGCGGTGCCCTCACCCTAGCGGGCGATGTCGCTCCGTCCCTGGCTGCTCTGCGCGCTCTTCGTCACGCTGGTCGGTTGCCCTGGAGAGGTGGAGTTCGGTGAGCGCTGCGAGCGCACCTCGCAGTGCCCCGAGCCCTACGCGTGCGTGCTCGGACGGTGTCGCTCGGAGTGCGTCGAGCAGCGCGACTGCCCGCTCGAGGCCGACTGCGTGCTCGTCGACGGTGCGGGGGTCTGCACGCTGCCGCAGGACGCGTGCGAGTTCGACGCGCAGTGCGCGCAGCCGCTGGTGTGCGGCGACGGGCGCTGCCGCGCGGGGTGCGTGGAGGGCGACGACTGCGTGCGCGGCGCGTCGTGCGAGGTGCGCGGCGGGCGCAACGTCTGCGTCGCCGCCGAGGTCGCGCCGCCCGACGCCGGCGCGCCCTCCGACGCCGGCACCGATGCGGGCTGGGACGGCGGCACGTCGGGATGCATCGATCCCGCCGACGGGGTGATCCGCCCGGGGCTCGGCGGCTGGTGCATCGAGAGCAGCGGGCTCGACGATCCCGACGAGCGCGCGGAGGTCGTGTTCGCGGGCGATCGTCACGCGCTCGAGATCGATCTGCGCGGCGCGCCCGGGGGGAGCTGGGTGCGGGCGTACCAGGAGATCGCGCTCGACGAGAGCGTCTCGCACACCGCGCTGGTCCCGGAGCTCGAGGTCCAGGGAGGCGCGGCGATCTTCGCGCTCGAGGCGCTCGACGCGAGCGGCGCGGTGCTCGCGCGACGCGCCTACGTGCATGGCGCCACGCCCGGCGACGACGACGCGTGCGACGCGACCGGACGGACCACGACGCGCTGCGAGCACGTCGCGCGCTACAACGACTACCTGCTCGCGACCGGCGTGTGGCTCGGAGACATGGGGACCGACGTCTCGCGCGTCGTGCGGGTCCGCCGGACCATCGAGCTCGTGGCGGGCGATGGATCGCAGGCGCGGCTGCTCTCGACGGGCTTCGTCGCCGACACGACGCCGTGCCCGATCTCGTGGTGGCGCACCGAGCCCGTGCTCGCGCGCGCGTTCTTCGATCGCCCGGGCTCGCGGCTCGATCCGCACCTCGTGTGGGCCGGCGATCTCGGCGCGCCGGTGCACCTCTCGCCGCGAGCGGCGTGCGGCAGCGCGGTCTCGTTCGAGGGCTCGCGCTGGCTCGAGCGGAGCGCGGCGCTGCCCGAAGACGGACGCGCGACGACCGTCGAGCTGTGGTGGAGCGCCGACGAGAGCTACGGAGGAACGCTGCCGCACGCGCTGCTGTGGCAGGTCGACGGAGACCTCGGGGTGACGATCGAAGGGCGCCGCCTGCGCGTCACCGCCGGCGCGTGCGGAGGCGATCCCTCGGCGCCCGCGCTCGAGGTGATCGACGATGCGCATCCGATCGTCGACTTCGAAGCGCGTCCGCAGGAGATCGAGGTGCTCGTCGACCACGCGACGCCGCGGCTCTGTCTCGCGCGCGAAGGCGTGCGCATCGGGTGTGACGTCACGCCCGCGTGCGCGATGCCGGCGCGTGGCCGGGGCGCGCTGCGGATCGGCGCGGGCGAGTCCGGCGTGCACCAGCCCTTCCGGGGCACGATCGACGAGCTGCGGGTCCGCGAGGGCGACGTGAGCCCCGATCCCGCGCGTCGCTCCGGCGCCTGTTTTCTCGACCGCGTCTGCGCCGCCGGGCAGGAGAGGCGCTGGGTGCGTGACTCGGGCTCGCTCGAGTGCCGGCCGTCGGCCGATTGCGCCACGGTCTCGACGTGCCCCGCGCACGCGCGCGACTCGAGCGCCGCGTGCGCCGGCACGGGCGAGGATCTCGAGTGTGTGATCGCGACCGACGCCGACTGCTTCACGGTCACCGGGACGTGCGGCGATGGGTGCGTGTCCTCCGACCGCTGCCGCGAGTCGATCGCGCCCGAGAGCGCCTGCGGGAGCTAGGACAGGAAACGCGCGCGCAGCTCGGGCGTCGGGACGCGGCACTGCTCGGTGCGGCCGAACCAGCGATATCGATTGCGCGCGATCAATCGGTACACGGCATCGCGCACGAAGCGCGGGACGATCACGAACGCGTAGAGCGCGGGCCAGAGCCCACCGAGCCGACGCGCGATGCGCAGCGCCGCGGTCGAGTGCTCGTAGATGCGCCCGTCCTCGACCAGCACGACGCTCTCGGGGTCGCCCGCGGGCGGCGTGCGGCCGTGCTCGCGCAGGAGCGCCGCGGCGCGATCCGACTGCAGCGACGCGAAGTGGAACGTCGCGCGGGGATCGCGATCGACGATGAACTGCACCGCGCCGTGGCAGAGGTTGCACACGCCGTCGAAGAGCACGATCGGATGATCGGGGGTCACGCCCTGCGATCCTGGGGACCCGCGGCGCGGCTCGCAACACGTCAGTCCGAGACCCGAGGGCACGTCGTGGCCCCCGTGCTAATGCCTGACCCCGTGCCCGAGGCCGCCGTTCCTTCCGCTTCGTATTGGCTCAGCCGGCTCGACGCCGTCGCGTGGCTGCGCGGCCTGCCGGACGCGTCGGTCGATCTGGTGGTGACCGATCCGCCCTACGAGTCGCTGGAGAAGCACCGCGCGGTGGGCACCACCACGCGCCTCAAGCACAGCAAGTCGTCGAGCAACGACTGGTTCACGGTCTTCCCCAACGCGCGCTTCGAGGAGCTCTTCCGCGAGGTGCACCGCGTGATGCGGAAGAACACGCACTTCTATCTCTTCTGCGATCAGGAGACCGCGTTCCACGCCAAGCCCGTCGGAGAGAAGGTCGGCTTCAAGTTCTGGAAGCCGCTCATCTGGTCGAAGGTGACGATGGGCATGGGGTACCACTACCGCTCGACCTACGAGATGATCCTCTTCTTCGAGAAGGGAAAACGGCGGCTCAACGATCTCGGGATCTCCGACGTGATCGTCGAGAAGCGGATCCACCGGGGTTATCCCACCGAGAAGCCGGTGCGCGTGAACCGCGTGCTGATCGAGCAGAGCACGGCGCCCGGCGAGATCGTGATCGATCCGTTCATGGGCACCGGCTCGGCGGGGCTCGCGGCGATCGAGGTCGGCCGTTCGTTCTGGGGCAACGACATCAGCGAGAAGGCGATCGCGATCGCCGAGGAACGGCTCGGCGCGAGCGGTGCGGCCCGGCTCGCGACGCCGCCCTTCCCCCGCACGCTCTTGGCGTTCTGAGCATTGGGTGGTAATCGCGGCGCGCCATGCCGCTCACCGGGACGCAGTACGCGAACCTGATCGCGTCGTACGTGGTGCACAACTTCGGGCACCGCGGGATCACGGTCTATCGCGAGGTCTATCTCGGCAAGACGATCATCGGGAAGAACCGACGGCTCGACATCTTGATCCTCGAGGAGCAGACGCGCGTCGCGATGGGCCTCGAGTGCAAGTACCAGGACACCGCGGGCACCGCCGACGAGAAGATCCCCTACGCGCTCGCCGACCTGGAGCAGCTCGACATGCCGGTGTGCCTCGTCTACGCGGGCAAGGGCTGGAGCGGCGGGATCCTGCACATGCTGCGCGCCTCGCCGCTCGCAGCGTACTGCGAGCCCGACGGGGAGTCGCTCGCCCCCAGCGATCAGACGCGCGAGCTCGATGCGGCGCTCGCGATGACGTTCAAGTGGTGGGATCTCGTGGTGCGCGGCAAGACGCCGTTCACGATCGGGAAGAAGGCATGAGCTGGGGCGTCGGCGCGATGCGCGACGGCGAGGGTCGCGCGGCGGGCGAGATGCTCGGACGTGCGTTCGCCGAGAACCCGGTCGCGAAGGCGTGCCTCTCGTTCTGCGATCGCGAGACGCGGCGGTCGCGGGTGGCGTGGCTCAACCGCGGGCTCGTCGAGGCGGCGCGGCGCGCGGGGACGATCGAGGTCGTGCGCGAGGGTGATCAGGTCGTGGGCGCGCAGCTCTCGTTCGCGCCCGGCACGTGGCCGCTGCGTGCGAGCGTGTACCCGTGGATGGCCGGGGGCGCGCTCGGGACCGGCGTGCGCGGTGCGTGGCGCTACGCGCGCTACGACCACGAGGTGCATCCGTTCCATCCGCGCGAGCCGCACTTCTATCTCTGGGTGCTCGGCGTGGAGCCGGCGCTCCAGGGACGCGGCGTGGGCAGCGCGCTGCTGCGAGCGTTCTGCGCGCGCGCCGACGCGGCGCGGATGCTGGCGTACCTCGAGACCGATCGGTGGGAGAGCGTGCTGCTCTATCAGCGACACGGCTTCGAGGTCGCGCAGGAGGTCACGATCCCCGCGCTCGGCGATCTGCGTGCCTGGATGATGCGCCGCGCGGCCCGCTGATTGCGCGATCACGGGTCGGTGCGCACGTGCGGGGGACATGGGTCTCGCCGGCCACGTCACGCGCGCGGTGACACGCGCGCTCCTGCCCGCCGCGGAGCAGGAGCGTCTCGCGGGCCTGCAGCTCCACGACGCGGGGCACGGCTGGGATCGGCTGGGCATGCACCCCGACTCGGTGAAGCTCTCGGCCGCGACCACACGCTTCCTCTACGAGGTCTGGTTCCGCGTCGACTCGCGCGGCGCCGAGGGCATCCCGAGCACGGGTCCGGTGATCCTCGCCGCGAACCACGCGGGGCTCCTCCCGCTCGACGGCGTGATGCTGTGGGCCGACGTGCTGCGTCACACGAGCCCGCCGCGCGTGGTGCGCATGGTCGCCGACACCTTCGTGCCGCGACTGCCCTTCGTGGGCACCGCGTTCAGCCGCACCGGTGTGGTCGGGGGCAACCGCGCGACCGTCGATCGTCTGCTCGACGACGGAGAGCTGCTCGGCGTGTTCCCCGAGGGCGTGCCCGGGATCGCGAAGCCGTCCTCGGAGCGCTACCAGCTGCGCCCGTTCCGCGTGGGCCACGCCGAGCTCGCGATCCAGCACGGCGCGCCGATCGTGCCGGTCGGCATCGTCGGATCGGAAGAGCAGTGGCCCGAGCTCGCGCGCATCGAGTCGTTCCACCTCTGGGGCGCGCCCTACCTGCCGATCCCCGCGACGCCGTTGCCGCTGCCGGTGCGCTACCGCATCCGCTACGGCACGCCGATCGATCCCCGCGCGCGCTTCTCGGCGCGACAAGCCGACGATCCCGGCGCCGCGCGAGCGCTCGCGCGCGAGGTGCAGGCCGCGGTGCAGGCGCTGATCGATCAGGGCCTCCGCGAGCGAAAGGGGCTCTTCCGATGACCGGCGTGCTGGTGACGGGCGCGACGACTCTCTTCGGTCGCGCGCTGGTCGAGCGCCTGCTCGCGCGGCGCGACGGCACCACGGTGCTCGCGGTCGCCGCGGAGCGGACGTGGCCCGGCGTGCAGGATCGCCGGCTCCACTACCTGCCGCTCGATCTCACGCGCTCGCGCGACGTGCGCGAGCTCCTCTTCGGGCCGGCGCGCGATCTCGCGATCGACGTCGTCGTCCACTCGGCGCACCACCGCAGCGTGCGCGCCAAGGGCCGTCGCGTGCACGCGCTGAACGTCGACGCGACGCGCGAGATGCTGCAGCTCGCCGAGCGTCATCCGACGATCCGCCGCTTCGTGTACGTCGGCTCCGCGGAGATCTATCGGGTCGACGCCGCGCTCCCCGCGCTGATCGGCGAGGATCATCCGATCGAGATGAGCCCCGAGATGCCGCAGCGAGTGCGCGACCGCGTCGAGGCGGACCTCACGGTGTGCGTGCGCATGGGGCTCTCACCGCTCTCGATCGCGGTGCTGCGTCTCGCGGAGACCTTCGCGCCCGAGTGTGGGAGCCAGCTCTTCGACTATCTCTCGTCGCGCGTGTGTTACCGGCCGATCGGGCACGACCCGATGCTCGACGTGATCTCGATCGAGGACGCGACGCGCGCCACCGAGCTCGCGCTCGCATCGCGCGCCCAGGGCGTGTTCAACGTGCCCGGCGCCGACGTGCTCCCGCTGAGCGCGGCGATCGCGTACGCGAAGCGCATCGCGATCCCGATCGGGGCATCGCTGATCGGCCCGCTGTACACGGCGCGCGCGCGGGTGCGCGGCACCGAGTTCGAGTGGTCGCTCAACCGCCGGCGCTTCCGGTGGAGCGGTGTGCTCGACGGCGCGCGCGCGAAGCGCGAGCTGGGGTACCAGCCGCAGCATCGGGTGCGGTGGACCGCGCCCGCCGACGAGACGACCGAGCCGACGCCGCGCGTGCACGTCGACGACACACTGCGCGCGACGCCGCCGACGTGACACGATCGCGTGCGTGGCCGTCGATCCACGCGACCACCCGCTCGGGGTCCAGGCGATCGAGCTCGTCGAGGGCGAGATCCTCGTCGCGCGCGCGAATTGGGATCGTCTCGAGGTGCGCGACGAGCACGGTGCGCTGCGCTTCGCCCACGAGATCGCACGACCGGGATGGCTGCTCCGCGAGATGCGGTTCGTCGGGCGCTCGCTCGCGTGCGCGATCGGGACCGACATCTCGTGCGTCGGGATGCAGCTCTGGGACGTGTCGACCGGTCGCTGCACGGTCGAGCATACCCATCCGGACGTCGACGGACCGGCGCTGTACTGGAGCGCGCAGGGCACGTCGCTGCTCCTCGCGCACGTCGGTGATGGCGCGGTGCTCCTCGACGTCGATCGGCAGATCGAGCTCGTCGCGCCGATGGTGGTCGACGCGCTGTGCGGGGCGCCCTCGCCCGAGCTCGATCGGTTCGCGTTCGGGGGCTGGGAGCGGGTCTCGATCCGCGATCGCGATGGGGTCGAGGTGCTCGCGATCCCGAACGAGATCGGTGACATCGACGACATCGCGTGGACGAAGGACGGGCTCCTCGTGGTCGCGCCGGTGCGCAGTCGCGTCGAGGTGCGCGATGCCCGCGACGGATCGCTGCGCTTCGTCACTGCCGGGCGCGGCCTCCGCACGACGTCGCCGTGCGGGCGCTGGGCCGTGCTCGATCGCGCGCTGCTCGATCTGCACACGCGCGCCGAGCACCCGCTCGAGCACTCGCACCACGCGACGTTCGATCTCGCGCGCGGCGATCTCGTGCTCGCCGATACCCAGCGCACCTGGCGCGTCCCGCTGCCGCGCTGATCGTGCACACTGCGCCGCGTGCGCAGGGTGTGGATCGTCGGCTCGTCCGGCGCGGGCAAGACGACGCTCGCGCGAACCGTCGCGTCGCGCCTCGAGCTCCCGCACGTCGAGCTCGACGCGATCCATCACCAGGCGGACTGGCGCCCGCTCGCGACGCCCGAATTCCGCGCGCAGGTCGAGGCACGGCTCGATGCCTCGGATCGTTGGGTCATCTGCGGCCAGTACGTCTCGAAGCTCGGCGATCTGGTGCAGCGGCGCGCCGACACGATCGTGTGGCTCGACCTGCCGCGCGCGCTGGTGATGCGACGGCTGATCGCACGCAGCCTTCGCCGCGTGATCACGCGCGAAGAGCTGTGGAACGGCAACCGCGAGTCGTGGCGCGGGCTCACCAGCGCCGATCCCGAAGAGAACGTCGTGCTCTGGTCGTGGACGCGCTTCGCCGGCGTCCGCGCGCGTTACGCCGCGCTCTTCGACGAAGCGCCCCCGCACCTCACGCTGCACCGGCTGCGCTCACCGGCGGAGGTCGCGCGCTTCGTGCACGACCTCCGCCTCTGATCGATCAGCGCGTGTGCAGCCCGACGCGGTTGCCCTCGGTGTCGATCACGAACGCGATGGTGCCCAGCGCGCCGATCGACGTCGCGCCCAGCGCGATCGTCCCGCCCGCCTGCTCGGCGCGCGTGAGCCACGCATCGAGCTCACCGCGCGCATCGAGATAGACCACCGTGCCTCTGCCCGAGGGCGCGTTGTTGGGATCGGCGACCAACGTGCCTCCGACGTCGACGTCCTTCGACGACGCGAAGATCGCGTGCGGGACGCCCATGAACACCTCGCGTCGCAGCGTCGTGCCGGTCATCGCCTCGTAGAAGCGAGCCGCACGATCGATGTCGGCGCAGGGGATCTCGAACCAGGTGAGGACACTCTTCGGATTGCTCATGCGAGCATCGTGGAGCGGGCCTCTGTCAGCCTTCTGTCAGGATTGGCGCGGCGCGACCCGGAACGCGACGCGCGCGCCGCCGCCCTGACGATTCTCCGCCCACGCGCGACCACCGTGGGCCTGCGCGATGCGCCGCACCAGCGAGAGCCCGAGCCCGAGCGATCCCGCGCTCGCGCCCGCACGCCGCTCGCCGCGATAGAACGGATCGAACACCTTCTCGATCTCGTCGCCCGCGAACCCCGGCCCCTCGTCGTCGACCGCGAACACCAGGCCGCCCTGTTCTCCGAGCTCGCCGCGTGCGTCGCGCTCGATCACGAGGCGCACCACGCCGCCCGCGTGCCGCTTCGCGTTCTCGAGCAGGTTCGCGAGCGCGCGACCGAGCAGCGTCGCATCGCCGTCGAAGGGAACGCTCTCCTCGTCGCTCTCGAGCAGATCGATCGAGAGCCCGGCGCGCTCGAGCGCGCGCGCCCCGAGATCGAGCGCCTCGAGCGGACGTCGCTCGATCGCGTCGAAGCTGAGGCGCGAGCTCGCGAGCAGCTCGCCCACCAGATCGTCGATCTCGAGCACCTCGCGCTCGAGCTCGTCGCACGTCTTGGTCCCGAGCGGCTCGCCGCGCTCCGCTCCGTCGCGCGCGGTCTCGAGCAGGATGCGGATGTGCCCGAGCGGGGTGCGGATCTCGTGGCTCACCGCGGCGAGCAGCTCGCGCTGATCGCGAAGCTGCTTCTCGATGCGCGTCGCCATGTCGTCGATCGCGTCGGCGAGCACGCCGAGCTCGCCGGTGCGGTGATGCCCGATGCGCACCCGCGATCCGAGCTTGCCGGTGCCCACGTCGCGCGCGACCTGCACCACGTGCGAGAGCGGGCGCACGAGGCGTCGCGCGATCACGCCCGACGCCGCCCAGAGCGTGAGACACGCGACGACGACCCCGAGGATCAGCAACCAACCGGGCCGCGGCTGCGCGCGCTCCGCGCACACCTCGACGTGCCCGACCTCGCGCCCGCCGCGCACTACCGGCGCCTCGAAGCGGGGATGACGACACTCGCGCGCGCCGAAGCGCGAGAGCTCGTGCCCGCGCGCGTCCTCGAGCACGACCTGCACGTCGAGCTGATCCGACGTGGTCCGCGCGAGCTCGTCGCGCGCCGCGGGATCGTCCCAGACCACCGCGTACTGGTGGCCGACGAAGTGGCGCAGCCGCTCCCAGTCCTCGTGCCAGCCGCGATAGGGCGCCGCCGCGAGCGAGAGCACGAGCCACACGCTCGCACCGGTCATCACGATCGACGCGCCGAACCACGCGAAGATGCGGCGATGCAGCTTCGCGCGAACCCAGTACGTCAGCCCGCGACCGAAGGGCGGCGGCGTGGGCCTGCAGCGTTCCTCACGCACCGTTCACGCCTTCGCGCGAGAGCACGTAGCCGACGCCGCGCACCGTCTTGATGCGCTGCGGCGGATCGTCGCCGAGCTTCTTGCGCAGCCGCGAGATGTGCACGTCCACCGTGCGCTCGCCGACCACGACGTCGTCGCGCCCCGCCTCGGCGAGCAGCGCGTTGCGCGGGATGACGCGCCCCGCGCGCTTGATCAGCGCGACGAGGATGTCGAACTCGAGCCCGGTGAGCTCGACGACGCGCCCGTCGACGCTCACCTCGCGGGTGCCGAGATCCGCGCTGATGCCCGCGGCCGAGATGCGCTGATCGCCGGTCTCGGGGCGACCGCGCCGCATCACCGCGCGCAGTCGCGCGAGCAGCTCGCGGGGCGAGAACGGCTTGGGCACGTAGTCGTCGGCGCCGAGCTCGAGACCGACCACACGATCGGTCTCGTCTCCGCGCGCCGTCAGCATGATCACCGGCAGCGCGCCCTTCTCGACGCGGATGCGGCGCAGCACCTCGAGCCCGTCCATCTGCGGCATCATCACGTCGAGCAGCACGGCGTCGTACGCGCCGCTCTGACCTCCACCGAGCGCAGCGAGCCCCTTGGGCCCGTCGGGCGCGTACGCGAGCGTCACTCCGTTCTGCGCGAGATACGTCTCGAGCAGCTCGAAGAGCCGTCGATCGTCGTCGATCAGGAGCACCCGGATCATCGGTGGAGGCCCGTGTCGGTCACGCGGTCGATCTTACTCGCTGGGCGCCCAGCGTGCGTCGTGACGCTCACCTTCGTGCACGCGATGCGCGGCGCGCGTGCACACCTCGGCGACGTGCGCCTCGAACGCGGCGCGACGCGCCTCGTGACCGCGGGCGCAGTGGGCGAGGCTCGCGAACCCGCTCGCGTACCCCGCGACGGTGCCGAACGCGAGCAGACCGATCAGCAGCTTTCGTCCGAAGAACATCGTGATCTCTCCTCGTCTCGAAGGTCTCTCGCTCACGCCCAGTCGCTGCGGCCGCGGTAGGGCCCGCCGCCGAAGCGACCCCAGCCACCGCCGCCGCCCGCGAGGCCGCGCTCGATCAGGTCGGCGAGCTGCTTGCGCTGCGTCTCGTCGAGCGCGTCGCTCACGCGGGCGAACGCGCCGACCATCGCCTTGCGCACCTCGCGCAGCTTCTCGTCGTGGCGCGCGAAGAGCTCGCCCATCTGCACCTCGTCGACGATCCCGGCGCGCAGCGCGGCCGCGATGTCTCGGCGGGTGTCGTCGAGCTCGGTGCGCAGCGAGCGCGTCGCGCCGAAGATCTCTTCGACCGCCTGCTTGATCAC is a window encoding:
- a CDS encoding NAD-dependent epimerase/dehydratase family protein, encoding MTGVLVTGATTLFGRALVERLLARRDGTTVLAVAAERTWPGVQDRRLHYLPLDLTRSRDVRELLFGPARDLAIDVVVHSAHHRSVRAKGRRVHALNVDATREMLQLAERHPTIRRFVYVGSAEIYRVDAALPALIGEDHPIEMSPEMPQRVRDRVEADLTVCVRMGLSPLSIAVLRLAETFAPECGSQLFDYLSSRVCYRPIGHDPMLDVISIEDATRATELALASRAQGVFNVPGADVLPLSAAIAYAKRIAIPIGASLIGPLYTARARVRGTEFEWSLNRRRFRWSGVLDGARAKRELGYQPQHRVRWTAPADETTEPTPRVHVDDTLRATPPT
- a CDS encoding VOC family protein encodes the protein MSNPKSVLTWFEIPCADIDRAARFYEAMTGTTLRREVFMGVPHAIFASSKDVDVGGTLVADPNNAPSGRGTVVYLDARGELDAWLTRAEQAGGTIALGATSIGALGTIAFVIDTEGNRVGLHTR
- a CDS encoding DUF6183 family protein gives rise to the protein MSSNDLDDVDELVGAFVAGFSRYDSSAHRDRLRALFDQGGPAALLAVGDRLETRSLRWRTEARQHLLDDVTQLLATRPGIEHVRACLALLSRPLGARRGPERAVDLAMFQPLEVLLAAITGGCAADVLACWIQELVVGGIRLDRHPVIAAYWRALAHPLARLPLFLYDWERGLGDHVLRPHDVVHGWPGGWTWSAPESLAGASPPTTIETVALPATMREPTAVVLGSPLEPREVPPSWREPILSDVAGAWSIADGALAPTREVIALAWADLVRRAPRSRQPVRDLVELSASGALRALFGAIARGGPYDRGGLGAGSRLRAWRLLAEGCGAPPDAGLEQIAHAAVDCRWASFRVTGLHADEGWDFGIACVRADARTLLLKVGTAAD
- a CDS encoding thiol-disulfide oxidoreductase DCC family protein, with protein sequence MTPDHPIVLFDGVCNLCHGAVQFIVDRDPRATFHFASLQSDRAAALLREHGRTPPAGDPESVVLVEDGRIYEHSTAALRIARRLGGLWPALYAFVIVPRFVRDAVYRLIARNRYRWFGRTEQCRVPTPELRARFLS
- a CDS encoding DNA-methyltransferase, which translates into the protein MPEAAVPSASYWLSRLDAVAWLRGLPDASVDLVVTDPPYESLEKHRAVGTTTRLKHSKSSSNDWFTVFPNARFEELFREVHRVMRKNTHFYLFCDQETAFHAKPVGEKVGFKFWKPLIWSKVTMGMGYHYRSTYEMILFFEKGKRRLNDLGISDVIVEKRIHRGYPTEKPVRVNRVLIEQSTAPGEIVIDPFMGTGSAGLAAIEVGRSFWGNDISEKAIAIAEERLGASGAARLATPPFPRTLLAF
- a CDS encoding lysophospholipid acyltransferase family protein; translated protein: MGLAGHVTRAVTRALLPAAEQERLAGLQLHDAGHGWDRLGMHPDSVKLSAATTRFLYEVWFRVDSRGAEGIPSTGPVILAANHAGLLPLDGVMLWADVLRHTSPPRVVRMVADTFVPRLPFVGTAFSRTGVVGGNRATVDRLLDDGELLGVFPEGVPGIAKPSSERYQLRPFRVGHAELAIQHGAPIVPVGIVGSEEQWPELARIESFHLWGAPYLPIPATPLPLPVRYRIRYGTPIDPRARFSARQADDPGAARALAREVQAAVQALIDQGLRERKGLFR
- a CDS encoding GNAT family N-acetyltransferase is translated as MSWGVGAMRDGEGRAAGEMLGRAFAENPVAKACLSFCDRETRRSRVAWLNRGLVEAARRAGTIEVVREGDQVVGAQLSFAPGTWPLRASVYPWMAGGALGTGVRGAWRYARYDHEVHPFHPREPHFYLWVLGVEPALQGRGVGSALLRAFCARADAARMLAYLETDRWESVLLYQRHGFEVAQEVTIPALGDLRAWMMRRAAR
- a CDS encoding PD-(D/E)XK nuclease superfamily protein; its protein translation is MPLTGTQYANLIASYVVHNFGHRGITVYREVYLGKTIIGKNRRLDILILEEQTRVAMGLECKYQDTAGTADEKIPYALADLEQLDMPVCLVYAGKGWSGGILHMLRASPLAAYCEPDGESLAPSDQTRELDAALAMTFKWWDLVVRGKTPFTIGKKA